A region from the Salvia splendens isolate huo1 chromosome 15, SspV2, whole genome shotgun sequence genome encodes:
- the LOC121768834 gene encoding glycerol-3-phosphate acyltransferase ATS11, chloroplastic-like isoform X1 has translation MMLSIPSTAKLYCCSTAPRVSSSKYSYFVISLGCGGARSRTRSSCLLFCASNPWGTSEMLDHRKSSLNAAASTPEVASSSASDHHDVSPPPPSFLDARTEQDLLLVIQKEAEAGRLPINIAQGMAELYHNYRDAVLRSGHPKAVELVMSNMAMALDRIFSDVQDPFQFSPHHNAIREPFDYYTFGQKYIRPLLDFRNSFLGNNSIVNEIEKKLEQGENVILMSNHQTEGDPAVIALLLESTNSFIAENLIYVAGDRVITDPLCKPFSMGRNLLCVYSKKHMGDDPKLIDMKRRANTKSLKEMALLLRSGAKIIWIAPSGGRDRPDPVTKEWRPAPFDSSSVDNMRRLVEHAGIPGHIYPMALMCHELMPPPLEVEKEIGERRLISFHGVGVSVAPSIDYHKIYSALEYPDEAKSTYSELLYSSICQQYDVLKSAIYGKQGLNASSPTVLLTQPWL, from the exons ATGATGCTCTCTATTCCGTCTACAGCGAAGCTCTACTGCTGCTCAACTGCACCTAGGGTTTCCTCTTCAAAATACTCTTACTTCGTAATATCTCTCGGCTGTGGCGGAGCTCGGAGCCGGACTCGCTCTTCATGTCTTCTTTTCTGTGCCTCCAACCCCTGGGGAACTTCCGAGATGCTCGACCACAGGAAGAGCTCCTTGAATGCCGCGGCTTCCACGCCGGAAGTCGCCTCCAGCTCCGCCTCTGATCACCACGACGTATCTCCGCCGCCTCCGTCATTTCTTGACGCGCGTACCGAACAAG ACCTACTTTTGGTGATACAAAAAGAAGCAGAAGCTGGAAGATTGCCAATTAATATAGCTCAGGGGATGGCAGAATTGTATCACAATTACCGAGATGCA GTTTTGAGAAGTGGACATCCTAAAGCTGTTGAGCTTGTAATGTCTAATATGGCTATGGCCTTAGATCGTATTTTCTCAGACGTGCAG GACCCATTTCAGTTCTCACCACATCACAATGCCATTCGGGAGCCATTTGATTATTACACGTTTGGTCAGAAATATATCCGACCTTTATTGGATTTCAG AAATTCATTTCTTGGGAACAACTCCATAGTCAATGAAATTGAAAAGAAGCTTGAGCAG GGTGAGAATGTTATTTTAATGTCTAACCACCAGACTGAAGGAGATCCAGCTGTTATAGCTTTGTTGCTGGaatccactaactcattcattgCTGAGAATCTG ATATATGTTGCTGGAGATAGGGTTATTACAGATCCCTTATGCAAACCCTTTAGTATGGGCAG GAATCTTTTATGTGTGTATTCCAAAAAACACATGGGTGATGATCCTAAGCTCATTGATATGAAGAGAAGAGCAAACACAAAAAGCTTAAAAGAAATGGCGCTGCTTTTGAG GTCGGGAGCAAAAATAATATGGATAGCTCCAAGTGGTGGAAGGGACCGCCCAGATCCTGTTACGAAAGAATGGCGTCCA GCACCTTTTGATTCATCTTCAGTGGACAACATGAGAAGGCTTGTCGAACATGCTGGAATTCCTGGTCATATATACCCCATGGCTCTAATGTGCCATGAACTTATGCCCCCTCCATTGGAG GTGGAGAAAGAGATTGGTGAGCGGCGATTGATATCCTTTCATGGAGTTGGGGTATCAGTTGCACCGTCAATCGATTATCACAAAATCTATTCAGCTTTGGAATATCCTGATGAG GCAAAGTCTACGTACTCGGAGTTGCTATATTCATCTATCTGCCAACAGTACGATGTCCTCAAATCTGCAATATATGGAAAACAAGGTCTCAACGCATCAAGCCCGACGGTCCTTCTTACACAACCATGGCTATAG
- the LOC121768834 gene encoding glycerol-3-phosphate acyltransferase, chloroplastic-like isoform X2, giving the protein MPRLPRRKSPPAPPLITTTYLRRLRHFLTRVPNKVLRSGHPKAVELVMSNMAMALDRIFSDVQDPFQFSPHHNAIREPFDYYTFGQKYIRPLLDFRNSFLGNNSIVNEIEKKLEQGENVILMSNHQTEGDPAVIALLLESTNSFIAENLIYVAGDRVITDPLCKPFSMGRNLLCVYSKKHMGDDPKLIDMKRRANTKSLKEMALLLRSGAKIIWIAPSGGRDRPDPVTKEWRPAPFDSSSVDNMRRLVEHAGIPGHIYPMALMCHELMPPPLEVEKEIGERRLISFHGVGVSVAPSIDYHKIYSALEYPDEAKSTYSELLYSSICQQYDVLKSAIYGKQGLNASSPTVLLTQPWL; this is encoded by the exons ATGCCGCGGCTTCCACGCCGGAAGTCGCCTCCAGCTCCGCCTCTGATCACCACGACGTATCTCCGCCGCCTCCGTCATTTCTTGACGCGCGTACCGAACAAG GTTTTGAGAAGTGGACATCCTAAAGCTGTTGAGCTTGTAATGTCTAATATGGCTATGGCCTTAGATCGTATTTTCTCAGACGTGCAG GACCCATTTCAGTTCTCACCACATCACAATGCCATTCGGGAGCCATTTGATTATTACACGTTTGGTCAGAAATATATCCGACCTTTATTGGATTTCAG AAATTCATTTCTTGGGAACAACTCCATAGTCAATGAAATTGAAAAGAAGCTTGAGCAG GGTGAGAATGTTATTTTAATGTCTAACCACCAGACTGAAGGAGATCCAGCTGTTATAGCTTTGTTGCTGGaatccactaactcattcattgCTGAGAATCTG ATATATGTTGCTGGAGATAGGGTTATTACAGATCCCTTATGCAAACCCTTTAGTATGGGCAG GAATCTTTTATGTGTGTATTCCAAAAAACACATGGGTGATGATCCTAAGCTCATTGATATGAAGAGAAGAGCAAACACAAAAAGCTTAAAAGAAATGGCGCTGCTTTTGAG GTCGGGAGCAAAAATAATATGGATAGCTCCAAGTGGTGGAAGGGACCGCCCAGATCCTGTTACGAAAGAATGGCGTCCA GCACCTTTTGATTCATCTTCAGTGGACAACATGAGAAGGCTTGTCGAACATGCTGGAATTCCTGGTCATATATACCCCATGGCTCTAATGTGCCATGAACTTATGCCCCCTCCATTGGAG GTGGAGAAAGAGATTGGTGAGCGGCGATTGATATCCTTTCATGGAGTTGGGGTATCAGTTGCACCGTCAATCGATTATCACAAAATCTATTCAGCTTTGGAATATCCTGATGAG GCAAAGTCTACGTACTCGGAGTTGCTATATTCATCTATCTGCCAACAGTACGATGTCCTCAAATCTGCAATATATGGAAAACAAGGTCTCAACGCATCAAGCCCGACGGTCCTTCTTACACAACCATGGCTATAG
- the LOC121767833 gene encoding dolichyl-diphosphooligosaccharide--protein glycosyltransferase subunit DAD1, giving the protein MGRSAATKDAHALFHSLRSAYAATPNNLKIIDLYILFAVATAVIQVAYMAIVGSFPFNSFLSGVLSCVGTAVLAVSLRIQVNKDNKEFKDLPPERAFADFVLCNLVLHLVIINFLG; this is encoded by the exons ATGGGGAGATCGGCTGCCACGAAAGATGCCCACGCTCTGTTTCACTCTCTCCGCTCTGCCTACGCGGCAACCCCTAATAACCTCAAG ATAATtgatctctatattctgttcgctGTCGCCACCGCTGTAATCCAG GTTGCTTACATGGCTATTGTCGGGTCATTCCCATTTAACTCCTTTCTTTCTGGTGTACTTTCGTGTGTGGGGACTGCTGTCCTTGCTG TTAGCCTccgaattcaagtaaacaaagACAACAAGGAATTCAAG GATTTGCCTCCTGAACGTGCTTTTGCAGATTTTGTACTCTGCAATCTAGTGCTTCATTTGGTCATTATCAACTTCCTAGGATAA